The following proteins are co-located in the Planococcus plakortidis genome:
- a CDS encoding MurR/RpiR family transcriptional regulator, translating into MNIKELINSHFNKLSKSQKKVAAHVLDHPRQVALKSAQELGAEIQVSETTVIRFCYSLQLGGYKELQKIIREQLLNQESSLAAYRQSKVELQEGPHFLSQVMEQDRHMIAQTMAGIQEEEYDKAIERLSSAKTIYVLGMRSSFAAASWLSYALTLVRPDVRLIRPESEDVIQTVSGMDEDTVLVVISFHRYLKEPIHIAELAKKQQSFIVGISDSQIAPIHAIADVLFPVYSPNKSTLDATASLFSFMNAVVAGLIVEEKDGFEKRQERYRELNSDFLFTEGTEMK; encoded by the coding sequence ATGAACATTAAGGAATTAATCAACAGCCATTTTAATAAGTTATCGAAATCACAAAAAAAGGTGGCAGCCCATGTGCTGGATCATCCGCGGCAAGTCGCACTGAAATCAGCGCAGGAACTGGGTGCAGAGATACAAGTCAGCGAAACGACAGTGATCCGCTTTTGCTATAGCCTGCAGCTAGGTGGATATAAAGAGTTGCAGAAAATAATCCGTGAGCAGTTATTGAACCAGGAAAGCAGCCTGGCTGCTTATCGGCAATCGAAGGTGGAACTTCAAGAAGGGCCGCATTTTCTCTCACAGGTGATGGAACAGGACAGGCATATGATTGCACAAACGATGGCCGGAATTCAGGAAGAGGAATATGACAAAGCGATTGAACGCCTCTCTTCTGCAAAGACGATTTACGTCTTGGGCATGCGGTCTTCTTTTGCTGCAGCCAGTTGGCTGTCTTATGCACTGACACTTGTCAGGCCGGATGTACGGCTGATTCGGCCAGAGTCGGAAGACGTTATCCAAACGGTCAGTGGAATGGATGAAGACACGGTATTGGTCGTTATTTCGTTTCACCGTTACTTGAAAGAACCTATTCACATTGCGGAGCTGGCAAAAAAGCAGCAGAGCTTTATCGTCGGCATCAGTGATTCGCAAATAGCACCGATCCATGCAATAGCTGATGTTTTGTTTCCGGTCTATTCGCCGAATAAATCCACTTTGGATGCGACAGCTTCTTTATTCTCATTCATGAATGCAGTGGTTGCGGGCTTGATTGTAGAAGAAAAAGACGGCTTCGAAAAAAGGCAGGAACGCTATCGTGAATTGAATAGCGATTTCTTATTTACAGAAGGGACGGAAATGAAATGA
- a CDS encoding LTA synthase family protein, giving the protein MNKNNKMKMNTFMPVFLVAVAMLWAKTYITQKTQFTLGVEGTLQEFLLAINPLGSALLLLSFSLFFKGTRKYWALLIIYLGMSILLYANVVYYRFFSDFITLPTLFQTQNFGDLGGSVLTLIQPLDFLFFVDVVLLGALVISKRMEKDMRTVKKRMALPLIAAALLISFFNLSLAESDRPDLLTRGFDRAYIVKYLGMYNYALYDTVESAKASSQRVMADSDDNTEVLNYTKSNYAKPNEAYFGAAEGMNVVYLHLESFQTFLMDYELDGEEVTPFLNSMMDDPNTLYFDNFFHQTAQGKTSDAEFMLENSLFGLPKGSAFITKGQNTYQSAPAILKDQGYTSAVFHGNNGTFWNRSEIYKAFGYDHFFDIESYPNTTAADMAEYGLMDKPFFEQSAPILESLPEPFYTKFITVAHHFPYKMDQQLATIEKGTTGDASVDNYFQTARYADEAIKQFFEQLEASGLADNTMIVMYGDHYGISDNHNEAMSEVLSKDITPVENAKLQRVPLFIHVPGMEGGINHTYGGQIDLLPTVMHLLGVETQKYVHFGTDLLSEEHEELVMFRNGDYVSPGAYSIGETFYDPETGLPLEGEQELEQAETLKQHGTYELQLSDGVVNGDLLRFYTPKGFTPIDPSDYYYQSSTDINE; this is encoded by the coding sequence ATGAATAAGAATAATAAGATGAAAATGAATACATTCATGCCCGTATTTCTCGTGGCGGTGGCCATGTTGTGGGCAAAAACCTATATTACGCAAAAGACCCAATTCACGCTGGGAGTGGAAGGGACGCTGCAGGAATTCCTGCTGGCGATCAATCCTCTTGGATCGGCGCTGCTCTTGCTAAGTTTCTCGCTGTTCTTCAAAGGAACGCGGAAATACTGGGCACTGTTGATTATCTACCTCGGCATGTCGATCCTGCTGTATGCAAACGTCGTCTATTACCGGTTCTTCAGCGATTTCATCACTTTGCCGACATTATTCCAAACACAGAATTTCGGCGATTTGGGCGGCAGCGTCCTGACCTTGATCCAGCCGCTGGATTTCCTGTTCTTTGTAGATGTGGTGTTGCTTGGCGCACTGGTCATTTCCAAGCGGATGGAGAAAGACATGCGTACGGTCAAGAAGAGAATGGCCCTGCCATTGATCGCGGCAGCGTTATTGATTTCCTTCTTTAACTTGTCGCTTGCGGAATCAGACCGTCCGGACTTATTGACGCGCGGTTTTGACCGCGCATACATCGTCAAATATTTGGGGATGTACAATTATGCGCTGTATGACACGGTGGAGAGCGCGAAAGCCTCTTCCCAACGGGTCATGGCGGACAGCGACGACAATACGGAAGTGTTGAACTACACGAAATCCAATTACGCGAAACCGAATGAAGCCTATTTCGGTGCAGCGGAAGGCATGAACGTCGTCTATTTGCATCTGGAATCTTTCCAGACCTTCCTGATGGATTATGAACTCGACGGGGAAGAAGTTACGCCGTTCCTGAATTCGATGATGGATGACCCGAACACATTGTACTTCGATAATTTCTTCCACCAAACGGCGCAAGGCAAGACTTCGGATGCCGAATTCATGCTGGAGAACTCGCTGTTCGGATTGCCGAAAGGCTCTGCGTTCATCACCAAAGGCCAGAATACGTATCAATCGGCGCCAGCGATCCTGAAAGACCAAGGTTACACCTCGGCTGTATTCCACGGCAATAACGGGACTTTCTGGAACCGCTCTGAAATCTATAAAGCGTTCGGCTATGACCATTTCTTCGATATCGAATCGTATCCGAATACGACAGCCGCCGACATGGCAGAATATGGCTTGATGGACAAACCGTTCTTCGAGCAGTCGGCCCCGATCTTGGAGTCGCTGCCGGAGCCGTTCTACACGAAATTCATCACCGTGGCGCATCATTTCCCTTATAAAATGGACCAGCAACTGGCGACCATCGAAAAAGGGACGACAGGGGATGCGAGCGTCGATAATTATTTCCAGACGGCGCGCTATGCAGACGAAGCGATCAAGCAGTTTTTCGAACAGCTTGAAGCGTCGGGCCTCGCGGACAATACGATGATCGTCATGTACGGCGACCATTACGGCATTTCCGATAACCATAACGAAGCGATGTCTGAAGTGTTGTCAAAAGACATCACGCCGGTTGAAAACGCCAAGCTTCAGCGCGTGCCGTTGTTCATCCACGTGCCGGGAATGGAAGGCGGCATCAACCATACGTATGGCGGCCAGATCGACCTGTTGCCGACCGTGATGCATCTGCTCGGGGTGGAAACGCAGAAATACGTCCATTTCGGCACCGATTTATTGTCGGAAGAACATGAAGAACTGGTCATGTTCCGAAACGGCGATTACGTCAGCCCCGGTGCCTATTCAATCGGTGAAACATTCTATGACCCCGAAACCGGCTTGCCGCTGGAAGGTGAACAAGAGCTCGAACAAGCGGAAACCTTGAAGCAGCACGGAACATATGAATTGCAGTTGTCGGACGGAGTGGTCAATGGCGACCTGTTAAGGTTCTATACGCCGAAAGGATTCACGCCGATCGACCCGTCGGATTATTACTACCAATCTTCGACAGATATAAATGAATAA
- a CDS encoding AAA domain-containing protein, producing MAAKTNTYETSIRLTKTASEKMRGFGISERSFFMADKPFQVFLERYPSTADGSLSVALLFNAEETARLTGQAAGQLAVLHCVFANHQLLVTNVTLRKAYHSLGTNWQREESIRFNNSRAPVPVAFMNLINRMTPAKERSDYVKKRISSWEGYLKIQEQGMDIPDIKTGYSNLAFNHDFSRITMTGCRMDEKEWKNLRNLSVRLTGIQGDVGTAIKTKNRAIEIELNPYIIKQLRDKAHTLHKKEAVFSNFAALSQIRRLRQGFTNLEKGLAVNPQLDRLLFEERPNVAPLKELPKLEFHNRLNEFQQQAVTGAMSAEDLYVIQGPPGTGKTTVISEICLQNAKKGLRTLVASQSNLAVDNALGRLLAHKDIRILRVGRTESIEEDGQKFIEENVGQYWKDHTLKEITAQFEARKAREKKVAQKLEETEQAYVALQPVFEKRKQAVEDKKTAQAKQRELQSTLEPLQNKTRAFELEQRQATSRKHNIQEKMAALQTAIDQAQSMLDSGHGPEWFEQQQQQTSEAIEQLERAREFNQLNEQLASLRREMKLTEEKRDEVMAKAQEKQAVLEAVEEMKKVDSLLEVMNEQRIEEVPAITFSLSKLDMIRDKMAERKKLEAYNTSVTSAVGYVEKMLAGSGIDAAQVKERALSQAESFTSANIDEFLEKLRTMLKSSQHIESGVLAKALSGLYKRQNDVWRRGAMLKAADIYIEESKRAFSQLKKALSMELEKHRQRYLDLDERGLEQFERQRAEISRIERRVGSLSVSIEVPEDIAQAIADHETQLAQLRKDQADSARAAADLEQQQAKLLDEQTAFEKAEQRIVEIAAQLDVAMRRLIEKEQELHALEAILSTDPEAAYEETAKQLASLSFDMESLKQEQKNFPLLQSVQKQWIGLLETANEHDLDEIRKLYIKHANVIGTTCVASARKDFQDNYPVFDVVIVDEVSKATPPELLLPMLKGKKVILVGDHHQLPPLLGNDTLEETLEEMIKEDSGFEEKRELEKLLEESLFERLYKNLPESNKTMLALQYRMHEDIMETISPFYKDENVQLQCGLADSDTERDHFLESPSVKRHNHLMWLDLPNEAAYFEERMSGGKSLYNPSELAEISRLLVELNDAVAEAKAAGRIPADELKTVGVISFYGEQVKRLQRMIDQELRLPHLLVRTGTVDRFQGSEMEIILLSMVRNNQNERGDIGFAKDYRRLNVALSRAKQLLVMVGSSDMFTKRAKQEQTKRMYRHVLDVAEQNQGVKVLQKG from the coding sequence ATGGCAGCGAAGACAAATACATACGAGACATCCATACGTTTAACTAAAACCGCATCGGAAAAGATGAGAGGGTTCGGCATCAGCGAACGCTCATTTTTTATGGCGGACAAGCCGTTTCAAGTATTTCTTGAACGCTACCCGTCCACTGCGGATGGCTCGCTATCCGTTGCGTTATTATTCAACGCCGAAGAGACGGCGCGGCTGACGGGCCAGGCAGCGGGACAACTCGCCGTGCTTCATTGCGTGTTCGCGAACCATCAATTGCTCGTGACCAATGTGACGCTCCGAAAAGCTTACCACTCGCTCGGCACCAATTGGCAGCGCGAGGAATCGATCCGGTTCAATAATTCACGCGCTCCCGTACCGGTAGCGTTCATGAACTTGATCAATCGGATGACGCCGGCGAAAGAGCGTTCGGATTACGTGAAAAAACGCATCTCGAGCTGGGAAGGCTATTTGAAAATCCAGGAACAAGGCATGGACATTCCGGATATCAAGACGGGCTATTCGAATTTGGCGTTCAACCACGATTTCAGCCGCATCACCATGACCGGCTGCCGGATGGACGAGAAGGAATGGAAAAACCTGCGCAATTTGAGTGTCCGCTTGACCGGCATCCAGGGCGATGTCGGAACGGCCATCAAGACGAAAAACCGTGCGATCGAAATCGAATTGAATCCATATATCATCAAGCAGCTGCGCGACAAAGCGCACACGCTTCATAAGAAAGAAGCCGTGTTCAGCAACTTCGCGGCACTCAGCCAAATCCGGAGATTGCGCCAAGGCTTCACCAATCTCGAGAAGGGCCTTGCGGTCAATCCGCAGCTCGACCGCCTGTTGTTCGAGGAACGGCCGAATGTGGCGCCGCTAAAGGAGTTGCCGAAGCTCGAGTTCCACAACCGCTTGAATGAATTCCAGCAGCAAGCGGTGACAGGGGCGATGTCTGCAGAGGACCTGTATGTCATCCAAGGGCCTCCCGGAACCGGCAAGACGACGGTCATTTCGGAGATCTGTCTGCAAAACGCCAAGAAAGGCTTGCGCACACTCGTCGCTTCGCAGTCGAATCTGGCAGTCGACAATGCGCTCGGGCGCTTGCTTGCCCATAAAGACATCCGCATCTTGCGCGTCGGGCGCACCGAAAGCATCGAAGAAGACGGACAGAAATTCATCGAGGAAAACGTCGGCCAATATTGGAAAGACCATACCTTAAAAGAAATCACGGCACAGTTCGAAGCGCGCAAAGCCCGCGAAAAAAAAGTCGCCCAAAAGCTTGAAGAAACGGAACAGGCCTACGTAGCGTTGCAGCCGGTTTTTGAAAAAAGGAAACAAGCTGTTGAAGATAAAAAGACAGCCCAAGCGAAACAACGCGAATTGCAGTCAACCCTCGAGCCATTGCAAAACAAAACACGGGCATTCGAGCTTGAACAACGGCAAGCAACAAGCCGCAAGCATAACATCCAAGAGAAAATGGCTGCCTTGCAAACGGCAATCGATCAAGCGCAAAGCATGCTTGATAGCGGGCATGGGCCTGAGTGGTTCGAACAACAACAGCAGCAAACAAGCGAAGCCATCGAACAGCTCGAACGTGCACGTGAGTTCAATCAACTGAATGAACAACTCGCTTCACTCCGCCGCGAGATGAAGTTGACCGAAGAAAAGCGCGACGAAGTGATGGCGAAAGCGCAGGAAAAGCAAGCCGTGCTCGAGGCAGTCGAGGAGATGAAAAAAGTCGACAGCCTGCTTGAAGTGATGAACGAACAACGAATAGAAGAAGTGCCGGCGATCACGTTCTCACTCAGCAAACTCGATATGATCCGCGACAAGATGGCAGAGCGTAAAAAACTCGAAGCCTATAATACGAGCGTCACGTCGGCGGTCGGCTATGTCGAGAAAATGCTTGCGGGTTCTGGCATTGATGCGGCACAAGTGAAAGAACGCGCCTTGTCGCAAGCGGAATCGTTCACCTCGGCCAATATCGATGAGTTTCTTGAAAAGCTGCGTACGATGCTGAAAAGTTCCCAGCACATCGAGTCGGGCGTTCTCGCGAAGGCGTTAAGCGGATTATACAAACGGCAAAACGATGTGTGGCGCAGGGGCGCGATGCTAAAAGCCGCCGATATTTATATCGAAGAATCCAAACGGGCATTCAGCCAATTGAAAAAAGCGCTGTCCATGGAACTCGAAAAGCACAGGCAGCGCTACTTGGACTTGGACGAACGAGGGCTGGAACAATTCGAAAGGCAACGTGCAGAAATTTCGCGTATCGAACGGCGAGTGGGCAGTTTGTCCGTCTCGATTGAAGTGCCGGAAGATATCGCACAGGCAATTGCCGATCACGAAACCCAATTGGCGCAGCTCCGGAAAGACCAAGCGGATTCCGCACGGGCGGCAGCGGATTTAGAGCAGCAGCAAGCCAAATTGCTCGATGAACAAACAGCATTTGAGAAAGCCGAACAGCGAATCGTGGAGATTGCAGCGCAACTTGATGTGGCGATGCGGCGTCTAATAGAGAAAGAGCAGGAACTACATGCTTTGGAGGCCATTCTTTCAACAGATCCGGAAGCGGCCTATGAAGAAACCGCGAAACAGCTCGCGAGTCTTTCATTCGATATGGAATCGCTCAAGCAAGAACAGAAAAACTTCCCCTTGCTGCAATCGGTGCAAAAGCAGTGGATTGGGCTGCTCGAGACGGCGAACGAGCACGATTTGGACGAAATTCGCAAACTGTATATCAAACACGCCAATGTCATCGGAACGACTTGTGTGGCATCGGCGCGCAAGGATTTCCAGGACAATTACCCGGTATTCGACGTCGTCATCGTCGATGAAGTGTCGAAAGCGACGCCTCCTGAACTTTTGTTGCCGATGCTCAAAGGCAAGAAGGTCATTTTGGTCGGGGATCATCACCAACTGCCGCCATTGCTTGGCAACGATACTTTGGAAGAGACCTTGGAAGAAATGATCAAAGAGGATAGCGGCTTCGAGGAAAAGCGCGAACTTGAGAAACTGCTCGAAGAATCACTGTTCGAACGCTTGTATAAGAACTTGCCGGAGTCGAACAAGACGATGCTCGCCCTTCAGTACCGCATGCACGAAGATATCATGGAAACGATCTCGCCGTTCTACAAAGACGAGAATGTCCAATTGCAATGCGGTCTGGCAGATTCAGACACCGAACGCGATCATTTTTTGGAGTCGCCATCCGTCAAACGGCACAATCATTTGATGTGGCTGGATTTGCCGAACGAAGCGGCGTATTTCGAAGAACGCATGAGCGGCGGGAAAAGCTTGTACAACCCGTCGGAACTTGCGGAAATCAGCCGCCTCTTGGTGGAGCTCAACGATGCCGTGGCTGAAGCGAAAGCAGCCGGGCGGATCCCAGCGGACGAGTTGAAAACCGTCGGTGTCATTTCGTTCTACGGCGAACAAGTGAAGCGGCTGCAGCGCATGATCGACCAGGAATTGCGCTTGCCGCATTTATTGGTCCGCACCGGCACGGTCGACCGGTTCCAAGGCAGCGAAATGGAGATCATTCTCTTAAGCATGGTGCGCAATAACCAGAATGAACGCGGCGATATCGGGTTTGCAAAAGATTACCGCCGGTTGAACGTCGCGTTGTCGCGCGCCAAGCAATTGCTCGTGATGGTCGGCAGTTCCGATATGTTCACGAAGCGTGCGAAACAGGAACAGACGAAACGGATGTATCGGCACGTACTCGATGTGGCCGAACAAAATCAAGGCGTAAAAGTGCTGCAGAAGGGGTGA
- a CDS encoding M20 peptidase aminoacylase family protein, whose protein sequence is MKEVIDEIKPKVEEVFDHLHSHPEISWKEVETTKYLKDLLEREGIAVETFEDSTGLVAVVGEGNPCIGLRADIDALWQEVDGEYKANHSCGHDAHMTLAIGTFLALKKIGVPSHGRLKLIFQPAEEKGTGALSFVEKGIVDDVDYLYGVHLRPAQEVQDGYASPAILHGSAKMLSGRIIGTDAHGARPHEGQNAIEVMALLVQSIRSIHVDPMVPHSAKMTMFQSGGESANVIPGTATFSIDIRAQTNEVMGQLFVKVKQAIESIAELTGVEIPIEVKAEIAAAQVDATAVEIMSQAIGETLGTEYLEPPIVTPGGEDFHFYTLKRPAVKATMLGLGCGLTPGLHHPAMTFNQESLFGGIEILARTIQHTFKRLEQEG, encoded by the coding sequence ATGAAAGAAGTCATCGATGAAATAAAGCCTAAAGTAGAAGAAGTATTCGACCATCTTCATAGCCATCCCGAAATCAGCTGGAAAGAAGTCGAGACGACCAAGTATTTGAAGGATTTGCTGGAACGGGAAGGAATCGCAGTGGAAACTTTTGAAGATTCGACCGGACTGGTCGCTGTAGTAGGGGAAGGAAATCCTTGCATTGGGCTGCGGGCGGACATCGATGCGCTTTGGCAGGAAGTTGATGGTGAATATAAAGCCAATCATTCCTGCGGCCATGATGCCCATATGACATTAGCCATCGGCACATTCCTTGCGCTGAAAAAAATAGGGGTACCTTCACACGGCCGCCTGAAATTGATTTTCCAGCCAGCTGAAGAAAAAGGAACGGGTGCTTTGTCTTTCGTTGAAAAAGGGATTGTCGATGATGTGGATTATTTGTACGGCGTGCATTTGCGCCCTGCCCAGGAAGTTCAGGATGGCTATGCCTCACCGGCGATTTTGCATGGCTCCGCGAAAATGCTGTCTGGCCGCATCATCGGAACGGATGCCCATGGCGCCCGCCCTCACGAAGGGCAGAATGCTATTGAAGTGATGGCGCTGCTGGTCCAATCGATTCGTTCGATCCATGTAGATCCGATGGTCCCGCATTCAGCTAAAATGACCATGTTCCAGTCAGGTGGGGAATCGGCCAATGTCATTCCAGGAACAGCCACATTCAGCATTGACATCCGTGCCCAGACGAATGAGGTGATGGGCCAATTGTTCGTGAAAGTGAAACAGGCAATCGAGTCGATTGCAGAACTCACAGGCGTGGAAATCCCGATCGAAGTCAAAGCGGAAATAGCGGCTGCACAAGTGGATGCTACGGCGGTAGAAATCATGTCGCAAGCGATCGGGGAAACTTTAGGGACAGAATATCTAGAACCTCCGATCGTCACGCCAGGCGGTGAAGACTTTCATTTCTATACGTTAAAGAGGCCGGCAGTGAAGGCGACGATGTTAGGTTTAGGCTGCGGGTTGACTCCAGGGCTTCATCACCCGGCTATGACATTCAACCAGGAAAGCCTATTTGGCGGAATTGAAATTCTTGCCCGGACTATCCAGCATACTTTCAAGCGCTTGGAACAAGAGGGGTGA